From one Xyrauchen texanus isolate HMW12.3.18 chromosome 17, RBS_HiC_50CHRs, whole genome shotgun sequence genomic stretch:
- the LOC127658165 gene encoding protein S100-A13-like, whose product MAQQYTELELALHTLVTNFHSASVTDAETLTVQEFQSMLSKELPNMVKTAGDQEGLNKLLKDMGVEEGEGVTFKDFWQLVDSLANTQCGLQSKENQVKCMKCILL is encoded by the exons ATGGCACAACag TACACAGAGCTAGAACTTGCCCTTCACACCCTGGTCACAAACTTCCACTCGGCATCAGTGACTGATGCTGAAACTCTCACAGTCCAGGAATTCCAGAGCATGCTGTCTAAAGAGCTGCCCAACATGGTGAAG ACAGCAGGGGACCAGGAAGGGCTAAACAAACTCCTGAAGGACATGGGCGTGGAAGAGGGGGAAGGAGTCACATTCAAGGATTTTTGGCAGTTGGTGGATTCTCTGGCCAATACTCAGTGTGGGCTGCAGAGCAAAGAGAATCAGGTCAAATGTATGAAATGTATTCTGCTCTGA